One region of Peribacillus simplex genomic DNA includes:
- the sigI gene encoding RNA polymerase sigma factor SigI, with the protein MLGLMFTAFKKKRSLEETVLKIQQGDISLRNDTIESFKPFIAKTVSSICRRYIYESDDEFSIGMIAFNEAIDKYSPEKGRSLLAFAETLVKRRVIDYLRSQSKRKEVLLDLSLNDDNDQSHIYIDNENSMNEYEKQKESERRKEEIHLYISHLQDFGLSFEDLVENSPKHADARKGAIMIAKLLMEDDELKEILFAKKRLPVKQLEGKVDVSRKTIERNRKYIIAVAIIINGDFLYLNDYIKGAING; encoded by the coding sequence ATGCTTGGATTGATGTTTACAGCATTCAAAAAAAAGCGTTCTTTAGAAGAAACCGTATTGAAAATTCAACAAGGCGATATAAGCCTTCGTAATGATACTATAGAGTCTTTCAAACCTTTTATTGCAAAAACCGTCTCATCAATCTGCAGACGTTACATATACGAATCAGATGATGAATTTAGTATTGGAATGATTGCTTTTAATGAGGCAATCGATAAATATTCCCCGGAAAAAGGCCGTTCTTTATTGGCATTTGCCGAAACCCTCGTTAAACGAAGGGTTATAGATTATTTAAGAAGCCAGTCGAAACGGAAAGAAGTCCTTTTGGATTTATCTCTGAATGATGATAATGATCAAAGCCATATATATATCGATAATGAAAATTCCATGAATGAATACGAGAAGCAAAAGGAATCGGAAAGAAGAAAAGAAGAAATTCACCTTTATATAAGCCATCTACAGGATTTTGGTCTGTCATTTGAGGATTTAGTCGAAAACTCTCCAAAACATGCGGATGCCAGGAAGGGAGCTATTATGATTGCTAAATTGTTAATGGAAGATGACGAACTGAAAGAAATCCTGTTTGCAAAAAAGCGGCTGCCAGTAAAGCAGCTTGAAGGAAAAGTGGATGTAAGCAGAAAAACGATTGAACGGAACAGAAAGTACATCATTGCTGTGGCAATCATAATAAACGGAGATTTTTTGTACTTGAATGATTATATAAAAGGGGCTATCAATGGATGA
- the nhaC gene encoding Na+/H+ antiporter NhaC — protein MRLEDAKLKLSLPEAIGVLAILFLIIATGIIHYGLAPHIPIIAAILFLFVYGKIKKLPFSIMEAAIVKGAVSGMGAIYIFFFIGMLISIWMASGTIPTIMYYGFDWISGEYFYAVTFLVCSLLGLCIGSSLTTAATIGVAFIGMASAMDFSLAITAGAIISGAFLGDKMSPLSDSTNLASGTVGVPLFEHIKNMLWTTIPGFLISLILFYFLSPNVKLARVEEIEAMTKALEMETNISIWSLIPFAIVLVMALKKVSAIPTLSAGIISAAIVAFIQTPNLTVAKLADILYGGFVLKSGMDQLDSILSRGGIESMMFSVSMVLLALAMGGLLFELGVIPSILNAVQDSLTSVAKVISATVFAGISVNFLVGEQYLSVILPGKAFQQKYEDLGLHPKTLTRVLEDAGTVVNPLVPWGVCGVFLTQVLGVPTLEYAPFAFFCLLCPLLSLISGFTKIGIHYK, from the coding sequence ATGCGTCTTGAAGATGCAAAGCTAAAACTCTCCTTACCTGAAGCAATTGGGGTTTTGGCAATTCTATTCTTAATTATTGCAACTGGTATCATACATTATGGACTTGCCCCCCATATTCCAATTATAGCGGCAATCCTATTTCTATTTGTTTATGGAAAGATCAAGAAGCTGCCATTTTCGATTATGGAGGCGGCTATCGTCAAAGGTGCAGTTTCTGGTATGGGAGCTATCTATATATTCTTTTTCATTGGAATGCTGATTTCAATCTGGATGGCAAGCGGGACGATCCCTACCATCATGTACTATGGTTTTGACTGGATTTCTGGTGAATATTTCTATGCGGTCACATTTTTGGTGTGTTCGCTACTTGGGCTCTGTATCGGGAGTTCACTTACAACAGCAGCCACAATCGGCGTTGCTTTCATAGGCATGGCGTCGGCGATGGATTTTTCGTTGGCGATCACAGCCGGTGCAATCATTTCCGGTGCATTTCTTGGGGATAAAATGTCTCCATTATCCGACTCGACCAACCTTGCTTCGGGAACGGTTGGAGTACCATTATTTGAACATATCAAAAATATGCTTTGGACAACGATTCCAGGTTTTTTAATATCACTTATTCTCTTCTACTTCCTTTCACCTAATGTCAAACTGGCTCGCGTTGAGGAAATTGAAGCCATGACGAAAGCCCTGGAGATGGAAACGAACATAAGCATATGGAGTTTGATTCCGTTTGCCATCGTTCTAGTCATGGCTTTGAAAAAGGTGTCAGCCATTCCGACATTGTCGGCAGGAATCATTTCGGCAGCCATCGTCGCTTTCATTCAAACTCCTAATTTGACGGTTGCAAAACTAGCAGATATTTTATACGGCGGATTTGTACTCAAGAGTGGAATGGATCAACTGGACTCAATCCTATCGAGGGGCGGCATTGAAAGTATGATGTTCTCCGTTTCGATGGTGTTGTTGGCATTGGCGATGGGCGGACTATTGTTTGAATTGGGAGTGATTCCTTCAATTTTAAATGCGGTCCAGGATTCACTGACGAGTGTAGCGAAAGTGATCTCCGCTACTGTATTTGCAGGAATCAGCGTGAATTTCCTAGTGGGTGAACAGTATTTGTCAGTTATACTGCCTGGGAAAGCGTTTCAGCAGAAATATGAAGATTTAGGCTTACACCCAAAAACTCTTACTAGGGTACTTGAAGATGCAGGAACAGTTGTTAATCCTCTGGTTCCTTGGGGTGTTTGCGGTGTTTTCCTGACACAGGTATTGGGTGTTCCAACCCTTGAATATGCCCCATTTGCATTCTTTTGCTTACTTTGTCCTTTGCTTAGCTTGATTTCAGGCTTTACGAAAATCGGTATCCATTATAAATGA
- a CDS encoding anti-sigma factor domain-containing protein gives MKKGVILSVNKRFVTLLTPEGEFLKTKRQEREYEVGEEITFSPIKQKVTFAFPNFNSSFKKKAVLSIASTFLILFSFLPSYFSEHVSAYMTIDVNPSIELELDHHLEVLKLSGLNEDGKLVIGQLKDWKGKDIKTVTNRIVETTKQLGYLKEKKQIVVSTTILDKDKKLDKNLKKEIKEISEQNNVSNTKMKVIQATKSDRKQAREQGISTGKYVEKKLNEDKEKVKVNTRESAPATDKKVEEKVVIPKEQSETLSTEKKSVEEKKKENNTTNELKQKSVNEAKPIEQKNLGTPSDQNKGKNKSEDKNGKRNEINNFKEKSMESKGKPVSNQNNHSNQLKDKQKNEKEDKRLDGKRYTSVNEKGREREQNNGDHIKYENKNKKDKQDKIVIKVKQDWDKWKKGKGNNGNGQGNN, from the coding sequence ATGAAAAAAGGAGTAATTCTTTCAGTTAATAAGCGTTTTGTAACCCTATTGACCCCCGAGGGTGAATTTCTAAAAACCAAAAGGCAGGAACGGGAATATGAAGTAGGTGAGGAAATCACTTTTTCGCCTATTAAACAAAAGGTCACTTTCGCCTTTCCCAATTTTAATTCATCTTTCAAAAAAAAGGCCGTGCTAAGCATTGCCTCCACTTTCCTGATTCTCTTTTCGTTTCTTCCATCCTATTTCTCTGAGCATGTATCGGCATACATGACAATAGATGTGAATCCCAGCATTGAATTGGAGCTTGACCATCATTTAGAAGTTCTCAAACTTAGCGGTTTAAATGAAGACGGCAAGCTTGTGATTGGTCAGCTGAAAGATTGGAAAGGTAAGGACATTAAAACGGTTACAAACCGAATCGTCGAAACGACGAAGCAACTTGGATATCTGAAAGAAAAAAAACAAATAGTCGTTTCCACAACGATATTGGATAAAGATAAAAAATTGGATAAGAACTTAAAAAAAGAGATAAAAGAAATATCAGAACAGAATAATGTTTCTAATACGAAGATGAAAGTGATTCAGGCAACAAAAAGCGATAGGAAGCAAGCAAGGGAACAAGGCATATCCACAGGTAAGTATGTCGAAAAGAAGTTAAATGAAGATAAAGAGAAGGTAAAAGTCAATACGAGGGAGTCTGCACCAGCAACGGATAAAAAAGTAGAGGAAAAGGTTGTTATTCCGAAAGAGCAGAGCGAAACGCTGAGTACAGAAAAAAAATCGGTTGAGGAAAAGAAAAAAGAGAACAATACAACAAATGAATTAAAGCAAAAGTCGGTAAATGAAGCAAAACCAATTGAACAGAAAAACTTAGGAACACCATCAGACCAAAATAAGGGAAAAAACAAAAGTGAAGATAAAAATGGAAAACGGAATGAGATAAATAACTTTAAGGAAAAAAGCATGGAATCAAAAGGAAAACCTGTCAGCAATCAAAATAATCACAGCAACCAATTAAAGGACAAGCAGAAAAATGAAAAGGAAGATAAAAGGCTTGATGGGAAAAGATATACATCGGTCAATGAAAAGGGAAGAGAAAGAGAACAGAATAATGGCGATCATATAAAGTACGAAAATAAAAATAAAAAAGATAAACAAGATAAAATAGTGATAAAAGTTAAACAAGATTGGGATAAGTGGAAAAAGGGTAAGGGCAATAATGGAAACGGACAAGGGAATAATTAA
- a CDS encoding NAD-dependent malic enzyme codes for MTAYDKTKKGLETTLRGKGILSNPFINKGVAFTKEERNELGLVGLLPSQVLTLEEQVKRAYVQFSTQPSDIRKNGMLYDLFNRNVVLFYRLLKDHLSEILPIIYTPTVGEAIQQYSQEYHRPGGLYLSIDNMEGMEDAFKNLDLSSDDIDLIVVTDSESILGIGDQGVGGINIAIGKLAVYTAAAGIDPSRVLPIVLDVGTDNESLISDPLYIGNRFGRVRGDEYTEFIDLFVKNSQAFFPRVLLHWEDFGNINARNIIDNYGEKILTFNDDIQGTGAVTLAAVKSALQVTGVPLKEQRVVVFGPGAAGIGNADQMVEAMILDGISREEAYGNFWAVDYRGLLIDDIPDVLKFQKSYCRKAEEVEEWARNEVGIIPLLEVIKKVKPTILIGTSGQTGAFSEEVVKEMAKHVEHPIIMPMSNPTPLAEAVPEDLIKWTQGKALIATGSPFDDVDYNGVIYTIGQSNNAYIFPGLGLGAIVAEATIISKGMLAAASSAVSRLSDSSKHGASLLPSIKQLQEVSKSVAIEVAKTAIEEGVAKADITDIEKAITEYMWKPEYKTIRGK; via the coding sequence ATGACAGCTTATGATAAGACAAAAAAGGGCTTGGAAACAACTTTAAGAGGAAAAGGTATTCTGTCAAACCCTTTTATTAATAAAGGGGTTGCTTTCACTAAGGAAGAAAGAAATGAACTAGGATTGGTAGGCTTGCTGCCATCCCAGGTGCTTACTCTTGAGGAACAAGTAAAAAGAGCTTATGTACAATTCTCCACTCAACCTAGCGATATTCGGAAGAATGGAATGTTATATGATTTGTTTAATAGGAATGTGGTACTGTTTTACCGCCTACTTAAAGACCATCTAAGTGAAATACTTCCGATCATTTACACACCTACTGTAGGAGAGGCCATTCAACAGTACTCCCAAGAATATCACCGTCCAGGAGGTCTATATCTATCTATAGATAATATGGAGGGAATGGAAGATGCATTTAAAAACCTGGACCTTTCATCTGATGATATCGATTTAATAGTTGTTACAGATTCTGAAAGTATTCTTGGAATCGGAGATCAGGGAGTTGGTGGAATTAACATAGCCATTGGCAAATTGGCAGTCTACACTGCAGCTGCGGGAATTGATCCAAGCAGGGTGCTACCTATTGTCCTGGATGTTGGGACTGACAACGAAAGCCTGATTAGTGATCCACTGTATATTGGTAACAGGTTTGGGCGTGTTCGCGGTGATGAATACACCGAATTCATTGATTTATTTGTTAAAAATTCTCAAGCCTTCTTCCCAAGGGTATTACTTCACTGGGAAGACTTTGGAAATATAAATGCACGAAATATAATCGATAATTATGGTGAAAAGATTCTCACTTTTAATGATGATATACAAGGTACAGGTGCAGTAACACTAGCCGCCGTAAAGTCTGCATTACAAGTAACTGGTGTTCCTTTAAAGGAACAAAGAGTTGTTGTTTTTGGTCCAGGTGCAGCAGGAATCGGTAATGCTGATCAGATGGTTGAAGCCATGATTCTTGATGGCATTTCAAGAGAAGAGGCATATGGTAACTTTTGGGCTGTCGATTATCGTGGATTGTTGATAGATGACATTCCGGATGTTTTGAAGTTCCAAAAGTCGTATTGCCGGAAAGCTGAAGAAGTTGAGGAATGGGCTCGGAATGAAGTCGGAATTATCCCATTATTAGAGGTAATAAAAAAGGTTAAACCAACCATCTTAATCGGTACTTCTGGTCAAACAGGAGCTTTCTCAGAAGAAGTTGTAAAAGAAATGGCTAAGCACGTGGAACATCCTATTATTATGCCGATGTCAAATCCGACTCCCTTAGCGGAAGCTGTTCCTGAAGACCTTATAAAGTGGACTCAAGGTAAAGCCTTAATAGCGACAGGAAGCCCGTTTGATGATGTTGACTATAATGGTGTGATTTATACAATCGGACAATCTAATAATGCATATATTTTTCCAGGACTTGGACTTGGTGCAATTGTCGCAGAAGCAACAATAATCTCTAAGGGCATGCTTGCAGCAGCATCATCTGCTGTTTCAAGATTATCGGATAGCAGTAAGCATGGTGCTTCTTTACTCCCTTCAATCAAACAATTGCAAGAGGTTTCTAAATCTGTAGCCATCGAAGTGGCAAAGACAGCCATTGAAGAAGGAGTTGCGAAAGCGGATATAACAGATATTGAAAAAGCAATTACAGAATACATGTGGAAGCCGGAGTACAAAACTATTCGTGGGAAATAA
- a CDS encoding AEC family transporter, whose protein sequence is MNIGNIFLTLIPIFFTIIIGYLGGYFKVFNSESSKGLNTLVTKFALPAHLFIGITTTSKQTLINQWSFFLTMTIGVIGFYIILLIVARLVFKYDLTKASMFSLNATQPAFAFMGISVLGSLFGAQEIAIPIAITGIVVNALLDPLATIVGTVGQSRLGKSKDEKTNILGIVLHGLSEPLACIPLLAVVLTLLGFQAPDIIKNALDQIGSVTSGVALFAVGVTVGIRKISLRPIAFGISILKVVAIPLFMILVAHLIGLDHADTIKAILLVSFPGSAVAAMISTRFDSLSTETASSFVISTILSLITLPIYISLLM, encoded by the coding sequence GTGAATATTGGGAATATATTTTTAACATTAATACCAATCTTTTTTACAATTATTATTGGTTATTTGGGTGGCTATTTTAAAGTTTTTAATTCAGAATCGTCCAAAGGGCTTAATACGTTAGTTACAAAATTTGCATTACCTGCACACTTATTCATTGGGATCACGACAACCTCAAAACAAACCTTAATTAATCAATGGTCATTTTTCTTAACTATGACCATAGGTGTTATTGGCTTTTACATTATCCTTTTAATAGTGGCTCGTTTGGTGTTTAAATACGATTTAACTAAAGCATCTATGTTTTCATTAAACGCAACTCAGCCAGCCTTTGCTTTTATGGGGATATCTGTATTAGGCAGTTTGTTTGGGGCGCAAGAGATAGCTATACCTATTGCGATTACCGGTATTGTGGTGAATGCCCTTCTGGATCCATTAGCAACAATAGTTGGTACGGTTGGACAATCCAGATTGGGTAAATCTAAAGATGAAAAAACAAACATTCTAGGTATTGTTTTGCATGGTCTTAGCGAACCGCTTGCATGTATTCCCTTACTTGCTGTTGTATTAACACTATTAGGGTTCCAGGCACCGGATATCATAAAAAATGCGCTTGATCAAATTGGGTCAGTGACATCTGGGGTTGCATTATTTGCTGTTGGTGTAACCGTGGGTATCCGTAAGATTAGCTTACGACCAATTGCTTTTGGTATTTCCATTTTAAAAGTTGTGGCTATTCCATTATTTATGATTCTGGTTGCTCATCTAATTGGCCTTGATCATGCAGATACAATTAAAGCTATTTTGCTAGTATCATTTCCGGGATCTGCTGTAGCTGCAATGATTTCAACTAGATTTGATTCATTATCAACTGAAACAGCATCTTCATTTGTAATTAGTACCATTCTATCTTTAATTACATTACCTATCTATATTTCCTTGTTAATGTAG
- a CDS encoding FtsW/RodA/SpoVE family cell cycle protein: protein MKRIIKAYDFPIFIAVVLLCLFGLVMIYSSSMITAVARYHQSMDFFFEKQKTAFVISFLAMIVTMILPYKMYKNKIFLMSMMFGMAGILLLLFIFGHTAGNATSWFKLGTKSVQPAEFSKLAMIIYLAAIYGKRQDRINSIDKAVIPPIFFLVFICFLIGIQPDYGTAAVIFLISSTMIFSSGMSFKSISKLSLITAIFVTIFALGVIVTGNFSSVFSENKVSRFTGFADPFGQEGGNGYQLVNSLYAIGSGGLTGVGLGDSVQKYGYLPESHTDFIISIIAEELGIFGVGFVLLTLGFIVLRGFILSAKCKDPFGSLLLIGISSMIGIQVGINIGGATGLIPITGITLPFISYGGSSLLLLMLSMGIYQNVVMRMNLLEQKEKVVSIPKDEIASSK, encoded by the coding sequence ATGAAAAGAATAATTAAAGCATACGACTTCCCTATTTTCATCGCTGTCGTATTACTCTGTTTGTTTGGTTTAGTGATGATTTACAGTTCGAGCATGATTACTGCTGTTGCTCGGTACCACCAGTCCATGGATTTCTTCTTCGAGAAACAAAAAACGGCCTTTGTCATATCATTCCTGGCAATGATCGTGACGATGATTCTTCCTTATAAGATGTACAAAAACAAAATTTTCTTGATGTCTATGATGTTTGGAATGGCCGGTATCCTTTTGCTGCTATTTATTTTCGGCCATACAGCAGGAAATGCCACAAGCTGGTTCAAGTTAGGGACAAAATCGGTCCAACCTGCGGAATTTTCCAAGTTAGCCATGATCATTTATCTGGCAGCCATTTACGGAAAAAGGCAGGATCGAATCAATAGCATTGATAAAGCCGTCATCCCCCCGATTTTCTTTCTCGTATTTATTTGTTTTTTAATCGGGATTCAACCTGACTACGGAACGGCAGCCGTCATTTTCCTAATTTCAAGTACGATGATCTTTTCATCAGGAATGTCATTTAAGAGTATTTCCAAACTCTCTTTGATTACTGCGATATTCGTTACAATATTTGCATTAGGAGTAATCGTGACAGGAAATTTTTCATCCGTTTTCTCTGAAAATAAAGTGTCTCGATTTACCGGGTTTGCAGATCCTTTTGGTCAAGAGGGAGGAAATGGGTATCAGCTCGTGAATTCCTTGTATGCGATAGGATCAGGAGGCCTTACAGGCGTGGGACTTGGTGACAGTGTACAAAAATACGGGTACCTGCCCGAATCACATACGGATTTCATCATTTCCATCATTGCAGAAGAACTTGGAATATTCGGTGTAGGCTTCGTTCTATTGACACTTGGGTTTATCGTCCTTAGGGGGTTTATACTCTCAGCAAAATGTAAAGATCCATTTGGAAGCCTATTATTGATCGGAATCTCATCCATGATTGGCATTCAAGTTGGGATCAACATCGGCGGTGCGACTGGACTAATTCCCATTACCGGTATCACCCTTCCGTTCATCAGCTATGGAGGATCTTCCTTACTGCTGCTCATGCTGTCAATGGGAATATACCAAAATGTCGTAATGCGAATGAATTTACTTGAACAGAAAGAGAAAGTCGTGTCCATCCCAAAAGATGAGATCGCTTCTTCAAAATAA
- a CDS encoding TerC family protein — protein sequence MEASILLEYGWVLLILVGLEGILAADNAVVMAVMVKHLPKEQQRKALFYGLMGAFVFRFASLFLISFLVDVWQVQAIGAIYLLFIAFQHIYKKYVGKGEKEVTKPKKQSGFWLTVVKVEVADIAFAIDSMLAAVALAVTLPATGWMKVGSIDGGQFAVMFLGGMIGLIIMRFAANAFVKLLHQRPSLETAAFLIVGWVGVKLAVYTLAHPSLAVIDHHFPESTLWKSIFWVVLIGIAVGAWIISSKKEKKENQIQEA from the coding sequence ATGGAAGCATCAATATTATTGGAATATGGTTGGGTCCTTCTTATCTTGGTTGGACTAGAAGGAATACTCGCTGCGGATAATGCAGTCGTCATGGCTGTCATGGTTAAACATTTACCAAAAGAACAACAACGAAAAGCCTTGTTTTATGGTCTGATGGGAGCTTTTGTTTTCCGCTTTGCAAGTCTATTCCTTATTTCCTTTCTTGTCGACGTGTGGCAAGTTCAAGCGATCGGTGCCATTTACTTACTTTTCATTGCTTTTCAGCACATTTACAAAAAATACGTTGGTAAAGGTGAGAAGGAAGTCACAAAACCTAAAAAGCAATCTGGCTTCTGGTTGACCGTGGTAAAGGTTGAAGTTGCTGATATCGCTTTCGCAATCGATTCCATGTTGGCTGCCGTTGCACTGGCTGTTACACTTCCTGCAACAGGCTGGATGAAAGTCGGCAGTATTGACGGAGGGCAATTCGCCGTTATGTTCCTCGGTGGTATGATTGGATTGATCATTATGCGGTTTGCAGCAAATGCATTCGTGAAATTGCTTCATCAGCGTCCTTCACTTGAAACGGCAGCATTTTTGATTGTAGGTTGGGTTGGGGTGAAGTTAGCAGTATATACACTCGCACACCCTTCACTGGCTGTCATCGATCATCATTTCCCTGAATCAACTCTTTGGAAATCGATATTCTGGGTCGTATTGATTGGAATTGCCGTAGGTGCGTGGATCATTTCAAGCAAAAAAGAAAAAAAAGAGAATCAAATACAGGAAGCATAA
- a CDS encoding alpha/beta-type small acid-soluble spore protein, producing MANSSNNLLVPGIEQALEQIKYEIASEFGVQLGSDTSARANGSVGGEITKRLVAQAQSQLKGQGQ from the coding sequence ATGGCTAACAGCAGTAACAACCTTCTTGTTCCTGGAATCGAACAAGCATTAGAACAAATCAAATATGAAATTGCATCAGAATTCGGTGTACAACTAGGTTCCGATACTTCAGCACGTGCCAATGGTTCAGTTGGCGGAGAAATTACGAAACGACTTGTAGCACAAGCTCAATCTCAGCTTAAAGGTCAAGGTCAATAA
- a CDS encoding SDR family oxidoreductase, which produces MELFDELQQKVTHIFNLDAIYDLAIPEKIDRLVNVVGKDHVNEFAKGVTNLKRYTYFSTRYVAGNREGILYEHELRFPKSFENHYERQNLRLNYLSRSLKRDSYYHNQAQDC; this is translated from the coding sequence GTGGAATTATTCGATGAACTTCAACAAAAAGTCACACACATATTTAATCTTGACGCGATATACGATTTAGCTATCCCTGAAAAAATTGACCGGCTTGTCAATGTCGTAGGTAAGGACCATGTAAACGAATTTGCTAAAGGGGTAACTAATCTTAAGAGGTATACGTATTTTAGCACCCGTTATGTGGCAGGGAATCGGGAAGGGATTCTTTACGAGCATGAATTGCGCTTTCCGAAAAGCTTTGAGAATCATTATGAACGACAAAATTTGAGGCTGAATTACTTGTCGAGGAGCTTAAAAAGAGATTCCTATTACCATAATCAGGCCCAGGATTGTTAA
- a CDS encoding aldehyde dehydrogenase family protein, with the protein MEKIQGKWDVYSPATGEKIAEFVPTPLTSIPDIYKKSRYAFKAWSSLPIKERLLYLKRLRLLMVEKMDEIAEVISKDTGKVKIEALVADIMPTIDAIKHIEKHAVKALSGQRVSTPLMLIGKKSYVHFMPRGTVLVISPWNYPLQLSMVPILNALAAGNTVIAKPSEVTPLVGLYIDNLFHEAGFPEGTIQFAHGGKELGAALTEQKPDYIFFTGSVRTGKMIGEVAAKQLIPTTLELGGKDPMIVLCDANLERAVNGALWGAFTNSGQVCMSVERVYVERSVYKEFLTMLKEKAKSMRQGIQLNDDIGSMTFPAQVDIVAGHLEDALNKGAILETGTSPKEWRTGQTHFIPPTILSNVDHSMKIMKEETFGPVLPVVPFDTEEQVIALANESEYGLNSSVWTMDREKASRIASQLVTGAVTINDVLITVANHHLPFGGAKQSGIGRYHGEHGLKIFCHEKAIMIDKGKKNTEIQWYPYDGKYPRFLSLFQNYFSGKPNWIRFGKEYLQLIKLSKGKRRG; encoded by the coding sequence ATGGAAAAAATACAAGGCAAGTGGGATGTGTATTCCCCGGCAACAGGTGAGAAGATTGCGGAATTCGTTCCAACGCCACTGACCTCGATCCCTGATATATATAAGAAATCAAGATATGCGTTTAAAGCGTGGTCGAGTCTTCCCATCAAAGAACGGCTGCTATATTTAAAACGGCTTCGATTATTGATGGTTGAAAAAATGGATGAAATAGCTGAAGTTATTTCAAAAGATACGGGAAAAGTAAAAATTGAAGCGCTGGTTGCTGACATTATGCCCACCATTGATGCGATCAAGCATATCGAGAAACATGCAGTAAAAGCTCTTTCCGGACAGAGGGTGTCCACTCCACTCATGCTAATTGGGAAAAAATCCTATGTCCATTTTATGCCCCGTGGAACGGTTCTCGTCATTTCACCATGGAATTATCCGCTGCAGCTCTCCATGGTACCCATTCTAAATGCTCTAGCAGCAGGAAATACAGTCATCGCCAAGCCATCAGAGGTAACTCCTTTAGTTGGGCTGTACATTGATAATCTGTTTCATGAAGCTGGTTTCCCAGAGGGAACTATACAGTTTGCGCATGGGGGGAAAGAATTGGGGGCGGCACTAACTGAGCAAAAACCAGATTATATATTTTTCACTGGATCTGTAAGGACCGGAAAAATGATCGGTGAGGTCGCAGCTAAACAACTTATCCCAACTACTCTTGAGCTTGGCGGGAAGGATCCGATGATTGTTCTGTGTGATGCTAACCTGGAACGGGCTGTGAACGGGGCTCTTTGGGGTGCTTTTACAAACAGCGGGCAAGTGTGTATGAGTGTCGAAAGGGTTTATGTAGAACGTTCCGTTTATAAGGAATTCCTAACGATGCTTAAAGAAAAAGCGAAGTCCATGAGACAAGGGATTCAATTAAACGATGATATCGGTTCAATGACTTTCCCAGCACAAGTTGATATTGTGGCTGGACACCTGGAGGACGCACTGAATAAAGGGGCCATACTTGAAACTGGAACCTCTCCGAAAGAGTGGAGAACGGGACAGACCCACTTCATTCCGCCGACGATTCTGTCCAATGTCGACCATTCCATGAAAATCATGAAAGAAGAAACGTTCGGACCCGTGTTGCCTGTTGTGCCTTTTGATACGGAGGAACAAGTGATTGCCCTTGCAAATGAAAGTGAATATGGACTCAATTCGAGCGTATGGACGATGGACAGGGAAAAAGCAAGTCGGATTGCGTCACAGTTAGTTACAGGAGCGGTGACGATCAATGATGTGCTGATTACTGTTGCAAATCATCATTTACCATTTGGCGGTGCCAAACAAAGTGGCATTGGCCGCTATCATGGCGAGCATGGATTGAAGATTTTCTGTCATGAAAAAGCGATCATGATCGATAAAGGTAAAAAGAATACAGAAATCCAATGGTATCCATATGATGGGAAATATCCGAGGTTTTTATCGTTGTTTCAGAACTACTTTTCTGGAAAACCGAACTGGATCCGTTTTGGTAAAGAATATTTGCAGTTGATTAAATTATCCAAAGGGAAACGAAGAGGATGA